From a region of the Candidatus Eisenbacteria bacterium genome:
- a CDS encoding ABC transporter ATP-binding protein produces MLRIDALEIRYGAIHAVKGVELTVPEGSIVTLIGANGAGKTTILRTISGLIRPSAGLIEFEGQPIHQLPSHEIVKRGIVHIPEGRVVFANLTVGDNLELGAYLRKDRDGVRKDLERVFHLFPRLKERIHQLGGTLSGGEQQMLAVGRGLMARPRVLLMDEPSLGLAPMLVQGIFDTIREINRTGTGILLVEQNAHMALQVASDAYVLETGRIVASGPAAALATDPAVREAYLGG; encoded by the coding sequence ATGCTGCGCATTGACGCCCTCGAGATCCGGTACGGCGCGATCCATGCGGTCAAGGGGGTCGAGCTCACCGTCCCCGAGGGATCGATCGTCACCCTGATCGGCGCCAACGGCGCCGGCAAGACCACGATCCTGCGGACGATCTCGGGGCTCATCCGTCCCTCGGCAGGCCTGATCGAGTTCGAGGGGCAGCCGATTCATCAGCTGCCGAGCCACGAGATCGTGAAGAGGGGGATCGTCCACATACCGGAAGGGAGGGTCGTCTTCGCGAACCTCACCGTCGGAGACAACCTCGAGCTTGGCGCCTATCTGCGCAAGGACCGCGACGGAGTCCGCAAGGATCTGGAGCGCGTCTTCCATCTCTTTCCGCGCCTGAAGGAGCGGATCCATCAGCTCGGAGGGACGCTGAGCGGCGGCGAGCAGCAGATGCTCGCGGTCGGCCGGGGGCTGATGGCGCGCCCGCGCGTTCTCCTGATGGACGAGCCCTCCCTCGGGCTCGCTCCGATGCTCGTGCAGGGGATCTTCGACACGATCCGCGAGATCAACCGGACGGGAACAGGGATCCTCCTCGTGGAGCAGAATGCCCACATGGCGCTCCAGGTCGCGAGCGACGCCTATGTCCTGGAGACGGGCAGGATCGTCGCCTCGGGTCCGGCGGCCGCCCTCGCGACCGATCCCGCCGTGCGCGAGGCATACCTGGGGGGATGA